The window AGTAACAGAAGAGAAGTCCTTAGTTATGCCATGCTGATAATGATGTTGCTCTAGTCAAAAAGGGTAAGCTTGATTAGCCCTGGTGTTGATTGCAATTGCTAATGCTTGTATAAGTCTACAAGTAATGTGCAAACTTACATGGACCCTGAATAATATGGGTTGATGATACCCTGACAAGCCTTTTCACCTAACATGGCATTTGTAGATTTGGGTTTGGGGGCACACAAAGGAATTGTTGCCATGGGTGGAGATGGGAATCATAGTGAGTGCCAAAAGCCAAGTAAAAGCAGGAAAGAGCTGCTAGTGTGTAGGCACTAACAGGTAAAAACTGGAAAAGGGGCCAAAACAAATAAAGATGAAAGGATCTTTCCAAAGTAGGGGAATGGTCCTCTCCATGTCTGCAGTCTTCCTTCTCTttgcattttttatttatgaaaagcAGAATAGAAAGCTCCTGTTAATGCAGATCTTGTTTATTGATTTCTATAAAGCAGAAGACATGATGATGGGCAAGAGATGGTGATCTCAAACACAGAAGTCTTCAGCTgagttctttctttctttttataaaGAAACTTTAGTCAAGTTGGAATATTCTTGCCGAAAACCAGAGATTTTTCATTACTGTTATGGCTGGACTCATGTGAAAGTCTTCCCCACATcccttaaaaaaaattggttttCTTGAGGAAATGAGGTGTCTTGTTAAGTCTCGCAAAGACTATTGTCAGAGTTCTTTATTTAGTAATTTGGTTCGCAGGCATATGATCATTGAGAACTAGGAGTGTAACCACAAACTATATGTTGATTTTGCTGAATATTTGAATGTAAAGATCTTGAAATAGTGGTGATTGTATTGATGAACTGATATCGCTCACATTCATCAAAGAGATGCTCCACCATACAGGTCTATCACAAATGATAGAGGAGCATGATAGTTACCTTACATGTATGTGGGAGATTCAGAGGATTGAATCTGTTGGGCTTTTTACTTGTGGTGTTGATGTAGATTTATGAATGCGGCATTCTTCCTTTTACTGGTGTTATGATTATTTTGTGTGACTAAATTCACAATCCCTGCCCAAGCTATCTTGTCGATAGCAGCCAAATTGACCGAAACCGCATCTTCCCCCTTCATATTTGCCAAATTGGAGATACTTGCACGCCGAACTTTACTATAATTACAAAAAGTTTAAGAATTATTATCTTGCTTCATTACTCGGTCCGTCTTATGTGGTTGTTTACGTTCATTGTTTGCATGATGAGATAGAGAgagtttatttttatataattatttgatgcAACACTTGACCAGGGGAGTTtagttcttttttttaatataaaatgcaaattcaatacattaaattaatacaagtctagtcgggacatccccaactgacaatgcaatcagtttgataaataataaaacgagctaaacaaatagtcgTATTGTTTCCGGACTGCTTAACACACTGAATCCAAAAAttcttgaaactgaaaatacAAAGGCTTTtcgagtaatccagcctacatcaattctgaaaatggtagcttcacaatAATTCCATGGCTGTTGCGGTATTCAGGCGACTCAGTTataaaaactaagcaatgaggaacaagaGTCCTCGAATAACCGTTCCAAGTATACCTCAGCTATCTATATGCCGTGAGCCAGCTATAAACATGCTgaaagtattaatgatgcgATAAGCCAGATCTCCCAAAACTAATAGGGAAATAAGAGTATAATTATAACTAATCCACTGTATTAACagaaaataattgaaatacatCGTTTAACAAGTTTTTATCGAATTTGGACGGTAGTGCATATAGGGGCAGATTTTGGCAATTGATAATTAGTTATTGATCTGattcagtgttgtaaaaagcgggaatcggacttagtcggtgaaggcaccgtccagcgattaatcggataatcggagattaatcggatcattaatcgtaatcaatttaatattattttttaaatcatatatatatatattaatataattatatatagtataaatttatagccATATAAGATCaaaagattaatgattttttgtAACACAAAACATGtctttatatacatacacaagtgcagtcatctcatatataaacttgaatttgattgaatATGTGAAGgaagatattataaatttatgtaatgTAATTAGAGATTATGAGCTAATCTTGAAAGAGAGAAAGgtaataaaaacaactttaatttcTGTGTTTTGTCATTTTCGTgcctttttgttttatttaaaattaaatttcaaatttcaaattttttttactttcgatttttaaattttttaaattcgccgatttttgactgattttttccgattaatcccgattttgaccgattttcagaaaaaacacttttttcaccgattaacgcttaatcgagacggtggccgaccgaacaacgattaatcggcgattaatcccgattaatcgccgacttttagaacactgatctGATTAGATTCAAATGAGGAAAATGATGATGGTGGTTGTCAACGGATGGGGAGCAGCATGCCATTTAAAGTAGTAAATGGATTACTAAATTGTaatcagaccagatgagtggcaAGAACATTATAATCTCTGGGAGTGGGAATCATAATTATTACACTAGTCATATACATGGATGGCTTCATTAGATTCGTCCATCAACTTGCTCCTACATTCAGTCGTTCTCTTCATTCTATCATTCCATGTATTACGATAAATTGATAATAAAGTCTCGTACAAAAACGAGTATTATTTGTGATCAAGGAACTCTTGAACAATACTCCCATATATACGAATTTATCGTCAATATGTAACTGCTCCCGTAGGCTCCTAGGCTCGCCTATGATCTTCACTTCCGGAATCTGTTGAGTTCTCCAAGAAAAAACTGTAGGCATGATCCGAACAGGTGATCCAGTTACTTGTAAGCATCTTGCTGACTATCCTCAAGCAGTTAGACACGTGACAACCATCCGAGTATCATGTTATCCCGAAAATCTGGATTAACTTCCACTTATATTGAATAACCCTTCCACCTCAAACACCTACATAAGTTACCCATCCTTCAAGTAGTCACTTCTCACGGTATAAATACGAACAGAAGAGtataataagttttttttaagcaacacacacaaaaaaacacTCATATGACCCTGATGGCTACAGATCATTAGAAAAATCCCTACGGCCATCAAATATTTAAAGGAATCTGAAAATATTGAATCTAGCTAGATGGCAAGGGATACACAGTGCAGAGATTAATGGGAGGGATATCATATTTCATAGCATGAAGCACTCCTAGTGAGAGTGGCGTGCAAAATCATGATGCAGATGAATGGTTTGAAAAAGCAAGTGAAAATCGTACGGACCGCTAATCGGCTTTAAATCTATGGGGTGTTTGGGAATCAGAAACAATTTCTGCTTCTggcttttatttttcttgacctgtttgtgtaaagaaatagaatcacttttaagaagctgagaatgctagcttctctctcacagcttctgcttctttttcaaacactttattaacttatttacttcttacttctttattttaaggatagaaacactttttttaagcttggcAAACGCCCCCGTAATGCATGTACTTGATGCAGAATAAAGTGTTGAGAGTATATACAAAAGAGAAGTTACAACTTACATGTAGCTCTACTAAGTACTAGCTAGGCtgttttattaaaatagaatatagcCATGTATACAACTTATTGTGTATGAGACCAAGTGGTAGGGTTGGTTTTGACGGGGGAGGATAATGAACAACCCCACCCTCCCTCGCCCTCGTGCGTTCGTTCTTTCTGCCCAATATctacatatttttattacaaACTACTATTCATATTTATGACTTTCGCTCCCTCCGTCAATCCTCAATTATCATCTTCATAATTACTGGCCTGCTGTCTGCCATGTCTTTTTCGTCTCCGTTTTAtcccattttttatattatattctaggTTGATCACAGAtgctaaaaattttattatagaatagTTTGTAAGAATAAGAAAAATAGATAAAGGctctgtttgggaattagcggttagctgttagcggattgaatttgatgttttgactagcCGATTGAAGTAGTGTTTTGACTGACGGATTGAATTAgctttttttgtaaaattatttggttaataactgattgattagctttttctgacacaaaccaaaaattCTAGCCCAAAAAACTCTTCAGAATAGCTTTTccaaaattagttttttgggtccaaacctctatttcaatccgctaactaccaaacactaatattagcggattttagtggtcaaacctctaaactaGTCGAAACCTCTGATTTTGCCACAAACCTCTGCCTTCCAAACATGGCCAAAATGATGTGATTAGTTtggtatttaattaataaatcaggaaagtaaaaaattttataacttgaaaaaaaaaaaaacaaagcgAAAAAGAAAGTATAAAAAATGGATGAAATGGAATCGCGAATTAAATGGAGTCATATTTGAAATGAACTCTTTTCATTTATAGGCCCAGTTTATATAAATGTAAAGGATGTATTTCTTGTTAGTCGGTGAGCAGGCGAGAAGGGAATATATGTTTACGTACTTGCGAGACCGTAACAAGGGCGATAGTTCATACTTGATACTCCTGCTAAGACTATTTTAGTTGACAAAATAATAGTAATGcttctttatttaaatttcatttcatgTGGGATCACACGGTCCCTCCGAGCTCCCTCTATGATCACTCATAACCCTTTGTAATTAACCCTACTGCATACCACTATCTCCTCGTAGTGTCTATATAAATCTTCCTCATTCTCCCGTTAGCTCCTCATTCCATCCATCACTAAGAGACTATAGACTATCTACACATGCATTATGCACAATTGCATGTCCTAATAGTCTGTGACTTTTGATCCCTTATATACAAACAGCTAGCTTATAAGTTGATTAGTGGAAGAGCAGTAATTTGAGATCAAAATGGCGGATAGCGGTGCTGGTGGATCGTCAGGGGGAGCGGTGAACTACAGCAGGAGAATCATGGGGATTACGGTGCCGGAGAAGGTCCAGCTCCACGTGGCCATGCTGGCCTTGCAGTTTGGTTATGCTGGTTTCCATGTTGTCTCCAGAGCGGCTCTTAACATGGGCATCAGCAAGATTGTCTTCCCTGTTTACAGAAACATTCTTGCTTTCTTCCTCCTCTTGCCTTTCGCTTACTTCCTCGAAAAGTACTCATCATTCTTTCGTATACAAAAAAAAGATTTTCTGCTGCTCTTGTCATGATTTTAAGTATACGGTTTATTTGTGCAGGAAAGAGCGTCCCCCGCTTACTCTTTCGTTTCTTACCCAGTTTTTCCTCCTTGCTTGCGTCGGGTAATTAATTACCATTAGTACTCGTCTACTCGATCCACATAATTAcacaattttattcatttaatgcatatttcataattttgatTACTTGGTGAATCACTTGACAGAATAACAGCTAATCAGGGATTCTACTTGGTGGGATTAGACAACACATCACCTACCTTTGCTTCCGCGATACAGAACTCTGTCCCTGCCATTACATTCCTTATGGCTGCAATCCTCAGGCAAGTCACATAGTGATCCATGATAATTTCTTTATttagatggatttttttttttttagcatgTATTGATTGAGcacataaattaatttataagtgATTGCGTGATTGTCAATTATCAGGTTAGAACAAGTGAGGCTCAACCGAAAAGATGGCATAGGCAAGGTGATAGGAACACTGTTTTGTGTGGCTGGAGCCATGGTGATCACTTTGTACAAAGGGCCAACCATATACAGTCCAACTCCGCCGCTTCACAGGCCTAATGTTTCGCCACTCTTGCTCTCTCTTGGAGATGCTAAGCCCAAGAACTGGACTCTCGGCTGCATTTTCTTGATTGGACATTGTCTCTCATGGTCTGGCTGGCTAGTCCTGCAAGCCCCGGTGCTGAAGAAGTACCCGGCTAGGCTATCCGTCACATCTTACCAGTGTTTCTTTGGTGTTATTCAGTTTCTTGTTATAGCTGGCTTTGTGGAGAGAGATCCACAAGCTTGGCTCATTCACTCCGGTGGGGAGCTTTTCAGTGTCTTCTACGCGGTGagaactaattaattaatttaattcatgaaTATAAAAATCACAACTCTTGTTATTTCTTTATTTGATTCTGTGGTTCTTAAATATGGTTGACATGATTATGATTTTgactaaattgaaaaaaataagaaatacatttatacaaaaggaattttttttcaatgactTCAGATATGAGGTTCTGTATTGAGCTGTTACAGATCAATAATACAGAGTCACACCTTTGTCCCAAAAAGACAAGACAGTCTTAGCTAATTCATGTCATGGATGATAAATGTATGCGTGCGCAGGGGGTGGTCGCATCAGGGATTGCTTTCGCGGTACAGATATGGTGCATTGACAGGGGAGGCCCCGTGTTCGTGGCGGTGTATCAGCCTGTTCAGACCCTTGTGGTCGCTATAATGGCTTCGGTTGCGTTAGGCGAGGAGTTCTATCTAGGAGGGTCAGTACCTTGTCCATTTCCATCTGTCACACTACTCAGCATCAATATAATTTATACCGTTTTCAGCCCTGTTCACGGGAATGAGAATGAGATTCTAGTACATTATTCTCGCCAACCGGGTTGAAATCCATGATCCAAACGACCCTAAGTATACATGAATGCATTTTATGTCTCAATTATACATGCAGACAAGGCCACATGTGCATATCCCCAACCTTTGATTTTCAGATGATTCTGGATTTATCTATCTGTATGTCCCATTAGAAGGAATTATGGAGCAGTTGATATTAATACACATTTAATCATGTACAGGATTATTGGAGCGGTGCTGATTATAACAGGGCTGTACCTAGTGCTGTGGGGTAAGAATGAAGAAAGGAAATTCGCAATGCTGCAAAAGGCAGCTGCGATTCAGAGCCCGACGGAGCAAGGAAACAGCAGAAGCCACATCAAATCCTCCCTGGCTCAGCCGCTGCTCTCTCAGACCACCGAAAGTGTTTAACCAGCTGATCAGCCAGACCCTGATTAATTAACAGCAGGCTTCTTCGCTAAAGGGTTTAAATAGTCTAGTACTCCTATATGCAAAAGGTTTGGTTTGTGTGTATGAAAAGGACTAAAGTTTTGggtttttgttttcatttttatttatccaCTGTGGTAAAAGAGTGACAAATGGATCAATTTGTAATAGAGAATCATGCAAATATATGGATGGAAGGAGGATTCTCACATTTGCATGTACGTGTTTAGTAATTTAATATTGCTGTGGAAATCTTCTCCATAATAAGTTATTAAGAGAATAGATTGTGAccattaatatatttgttaatctGTGTTCTAAATTAGTAAGTATGCATTTGATgggctaagagcatctccaacagtgttggctataattgttggctaaattggacctgtaagacgttatgtaaaatttgttgaacctgtaagacatttctcttcaatggtattggctatattggttggctataatttaaaaatagcatgttattaatattttaaattgttaaaatagaatatatcagttcaatatagtaataaatgatgtgcaatcttcctacagatttcttacagacctgtagaggttcgacaaatttagccatccataagaggttggctaaatttatagacaacaggtcactgtggttggagtgtgaatttttgacgtggttggctaaattttttatttttggcatgacaactcaccttttagctaaggggtcttcatggttggagatgctctaagagcaacTCCGGCAGCTTCTCTATTTGGAatcttaaaccaaaatatgaggaatatgggaaaataatccactccaacagtatcttagtgattccctaaatcactaagattcactagccatgccttatctttagggaacctctctcctctcctaaatcttattttataataaattttgaatacaaacatgttctctctcttcacctattgcaGTAATGGTAATATATGTACTTTTGTGTTAATAAACATCAAAGTATTTGTTTTACATTGCTTGAAATCTATCTAGTTCAAAGATTTCTCATAATGAAATGAAGTCCATAGAATTTGAATATTGATTTTTATCcagttttttattataaaatttgctAAGGTTTATGTCCTCATTGTTTTGCATTTTTTATCCGTCACATACTCATGATTATGAGTTGAACAGTTtagataaaatttatttaaagtagtttatcaatataaatttttttccaGGTGTTTCAATCATTAGAAAGAATATTTTTAGCAGGTAAACTAACTTTTTAGTAAAGATAATTATACgctttaataattaaataggcATTGGTTTACCTAAGTCATTAGGGAAAATTGGTCAAAGTAACTGTGTTTCTGCACCGACTCACGGGTCTAGTCCATCTACCAGCGGGAAAGCAGGCCCAGTATGCGGGAATAAACCATAACGCCAGCCCAATAGTCTTTTTCTGTCACAAGCCCAATAGGATTGATTTCATATCAGAAAAAGAAGTGGGATTATAACAAAAACCCGGACCTTTTAGAATATGAGTTTTCCTAGCCCAGTTGACCGGTTGCTAGATATGCAAAACTAGTGTAAATAGACCAAAAGCAAACATAGTACGCATCTTCCAGGTGATGATGATTTGTTGTGTATAATTTGTACACTCCGACTTGATCACTCTCGCATTCAATTACGGCGCAACCCTATCCCAACTATATTCGTATCACCACTTCGAATATCCCTTCTTTAAAGTTTAAACcgacatataatataatatatagtaataACCTTTAAAAAAACCACCCGGCCTTCTAAATTATTTGTCAGCTGAACATCCTGgttccaaaaaaataa of the Daucus carota subsp. sativus chromosome 4, DH1 v3.0, whole genome shotgun sequence genome contains:
- the LOC108218464 gene encoding protein WALLS ARE THIN 1, coding for MADSGAGGSSGGAVNYSRRIMGITVPEKVQLHVAMLALQFGYAGFHVVSRAALNMGISKIVFPVYRNILAFFLLLPFAYFLEKKERPPLTLSFLTQFFLLACVGITANQGFYLVGLDNTSPTFASAIQNSVPAITFLMAAILRLEQVRLNRKDGIGKVIGTLFCVAGAMVITLYKGPTIYSPTPPLHRPNVSPLLLSLGDAKPKNWTLGCIFLIGHCLSWSGWLVLQAPVLKKYPARLSVTSYQCFFGVIQFLVIAGFVERDPQAWLIHSGGELFSVFYAGVVASGIAFAVQIWCIDRGGPVFVAVYQPVQTLVVAIMASVALGEEFYLGGIIGAVLIITGLYLVLWGKNEERKFAMLQKAAAIQSPTEQGNSRSHIKSSLAQPLLSQTTESV